The nucleotide window CAAGATGAGTCTTCTCATGGAGTTATCCAGTAAGGTCACGGGCAGAACACCCGTTGATAGGCGTTAAGTGGAAGTCCTGAGAGGGATGAAGCTGAGGCGTACTAATAGACCGAGGGCTTGACCTCTATTTTTTGATGGTGTTGATGACTTAATTCTATGCAGTCTTCAGGGTTTTACACCCGACACTCTTTCTAGGTGTCTATGACGCAGTGGCACCACTCCGATTCCATCCCGAACTCGGTTGTTAAACGCTGCGGTGGCGAAGATATTTGGCGGGTCACTGCCTGAGAAAATAGCTCGATGCCTGGGATTTAATTTAAAAAAAACACAGCTCCTTTCTGAATACCAGATTGGGGCTTTGTTGTTTGAATCGATCGCACTTATTACCTCTTTTGTTCTATCAATTTGAAAAAGTTTTGCGACAGTGATTAATTCTATAGAGATTATCGGTCATTTGCATAACTCCGGGTCGGATACGGCAATGCCGTTTCCCTACAGAACAGATGAGATACTCTAATTTAGGTAGTAGCAATATTTTTTATAAATTGTATAAGCAGAGTTTTCTCATGACTAATTTAGATGGCTGAATCTTTAGTCTGTACGATCGCCTTAACACCAGTTACACCCATATATAGCAACCGCCAAGGCGGTTAGGACGCAAGGCGTAACACATCCAAGGGTCGCATCTCTCAAGGAAACTGATTCTTCTGTTTGCGAATTAGACTTTTTAGCCAAGACCAGCATTGTTCAATTTTGTTTAAATCTGGGGAGTATGGTGGTAAATATAACAGTCTACACCCGGCATTTTGAATCAATTCCTGAATCCGACCACCTTTATGAAAAGTAGCATTATCCATCACTATCACCTGTCCTGTAATCAGTGTTGGAACCAAACAAGTTTCCAACCACATTTCAAAAACTGTTCGATTACACGCTCCCTCGATCGTAAAAGGGGCACTCAATTTATGGTTACACAGAGCCGCAATCATATTCATTCGACCCTGGCGTCGCCCAGATTTCAGTGCATGGAACCGTTGACCTCTCTGGTTCCAAGCATAATCATACTGATCTCGATTATCCATCCCCGATTCATCAATATAGACAATCCGCTCCGAAGGAATTGTAGCCAACTCGGCTACAAAAGCCTGCCGCTTTGCTTCATCCCGTTCACGGTAGCCGTAGGTTTTTTTTTTCGAGTAAAACCAATCTTATTCAAGGCTCGTGAAATCGTGCGTGAGCTAATTTCTCCATCCCAAATTGAGGCCATTTCAACTTGAGTTTTATCCCCATTCGTCTCGGCAAATTCACGAAATTTATTCCAATCAGTAATTTTATGACCATTACCGGGAGGTTCATTGGGTAACGCTAAAAAGTCTCCTGTTTCCGTTGGTCGCTTCAACCATAAGCTGATTGTGTTGCAACTGATACGCTCACAGTATACTTGCTTCATAAATCTTTAAGCCATCTAGTTTAATAGCTTGAATGACTTTCTGACGTAGGTCGTAGCTATAGGGTTTGGGCATGAGTTGTGCGATCGCGAAGCAATAAAAGAGACTATTCTCAGTTTACACCCTAACCGCCTTGGCGGTTGCTATAATACTTGAGGCGGCCGTCAGTTATTGGTTACCAAAGCCAAAATGCGATCGACAAATCAACAAAAATATCAATAGCAAAGTGTCGTCAGTCAGATAAACTAATGGCGATCGCCCTCAAAACGATTTGATCCTATGTGGGACAAAATTGCCACGCACATCTGTGAAGCCACCGGAGACACATTTTCGATCAACAACCGCCGTTCAGTCAGCGGTGGCTGTATCAATCAAGGCTATGCTATCAGTAGCAGTACCCGCACATATTTCGCCAAAATCAATCAAGCTTCCCAAGTCGCGATGTTTGAAGCTGAGGCGCTGGGTTTGCAGCAAATGGCCCAAACCCAAACGATTCGCGTTCCTCAAACCATTTGCTGGGGAACAGAAGGCAATTCTGCGTATATTGTGCTCGAATGGCTGGATTTGCGAGGGGGCGGAGGCGAGATAGCCTGGGCAGAAATGGGTCGTAAACTGGCTCAAATGCACAAATACATCCCCCCGAGTCCGCCCTTGCCAATGGGGGGAGAAGATGCTAATGATAGCTTACCGAGGGGACGTTTTGGTTGGAGTGTAAATAATACGATCGGCTCAACTCCTCAAATTAATAACTGGACTGCTGACTGGGCAGAATTTTGGGCCCAACATCGGATTGGTTATCAGTTAAAACTCGCTAGGAGTCAGGGCGGAAATTTCAGTCGGGCGGAAAGCTTGTTAGCAGCTATTCCGAAGTTGTTGGAGGGTTACAAGCCTCAACCTTCTCTAGTGCACGGGGATTTGTGGGGAGGAAATGCGTCGATAACTGCTGCGGGGGAACCAGTATTTTTTGACCCAGCCACTTATTGGGGCGACAGAGAAGTTGATATAGCAATGACGGAACTATTCGGCGGTTTTTCCGCAGCCTTTTATCGTGGTTATAATGAAGTTTGGTTGCTGGACTCAGGCTATGAAAAGCGCAAAATGCTTTACAACTTATATCATATTTTGAATCACTTTAATTTGTTTGGCGGGAATTACGAGTCGCAGGCGAATCAAATGATCAATAAAATTTTGGGTTAAGATTTAAGCAACTCTGGACACGGCAATGCCGTTTCCCTACCTCAAAATAATCATGAGGAGGACACAGAAATGCCGTTTCCCTACCCCAAAATAATCGCGATCCTAATCGAATGATGTAACCATCGCCCAATGAATTAATTGTAGGGACACGGCAATGCCGTGTCCTGATTTCTGCTTGGTGGTTGAGACTTTATTTTTGCTTAGCAGTTGCTTTTTTCTTGGCTTCCTTTTCCGCTTTTTTAGCCGCTTTCTCAGATTCAAATTTTGCGAACTTTGCTGATTCTTTCTCTTCCGCTATTTTGTCCAGATAGTAATGGTAATCTCCGAGATAAGTCCGAAACTCACCATCACGAACTTCGACTATCTTGTTAGCGACTTGGGAGATAAAATAGCGATCGTGCGAAACGATAATTACCGTGCCGTCGTAATTCTTAATTGCCTCTTCCATCATCTCCTTCGCGGGAATGTCGAGGTGATTTGTCGGTTCGTCCAAAATTAGCAAGTTCACAGGTTCCAGCAGCATCTTTGCCAAAGCTAGACGGGCTTTTTCCCCACCGCTTAAAGCACCAACGTGTTTGAATACTGTTTCACCATTAAATAAGAACCGCCCCAACAAAGTCCGAACTTCTTCATTTTTCCAGTCAGGTACTTCGTCGTGAATGGTTTGCATCACGCTCTTATTCAAGTCTAAGGCTTCTGCTTGATTCTGTTCAAAGTAACCAGGAATGACGTTATGTCCTCCCATTTTGACAGTACCTTCGGTGGGAGTTTCTAAACCCATAATCAGGCGCAGTAGAGTTGATTTGCCTGCACCATTGGGGCCAAGAAATGCGATGCGATCGCCTCTTTCAATTAATAAGTCTGCTCCCAAAAATAGGATTTTCTCGCCGTAGGTGTGCACCAAGTTTTCAATTATGGCTACTTCGCGGCCGCTGCGGGGTGCGGGCGGGAACCGGAAATGCAAAGTTTTCAAGCCGCCGGTGGGGGCTTCGATGCGTTCAATTTTATCTAACTGTTTCTCGCGGCTTTTGGCTTGGGTGCTGCGTGTGGCGCTGGCGCGGAATTTTTCAACGAAAGCTTGCTGTTTTTCGAGTTCTTTTTGCTGGCTTTCGTAGGCGCTCAGTTGGGCTTCTCTGGCTTCAGCTTTTTGCAGTAAATAAGAGGAGTAGTTGCCGAGGTAGGTGCTGGAAACGCCGCGTTCGGTTTCGACGATTTGGGTGCAGAGTCGATCGAGAAATTCGCGGTCATGGGATACAATTACCATCGGCGTAGTCAGCCCTTTGAGGTAAACTTCCAGCCATTCGATGGTTTCTAAGTCGAGGTGGTTGGTAGGTTCGTCTAACAGCAGGATGTCGGGTTTTTGGAGGAGGATTTTACCCAAACTCATCCGCATTTGCCAACCGCCGCTAAAGGCGCTAACCAATCGATCGCCATCTTCTTGTTCAAATCCGATTTCTGGTAAGATTTTCTCGATTTGAGCTTCTAAACCGTAGCCATTTAAGCCTTCAAATTGCCGTTGTAGCCGATCCATTTTATGGATCATGTCGTCGAGATTTTCTGGGGTGGCGGCTTCGAGCTCTCGGTGCACTTCCATCAAAGATTCGTGAACTTCGTTAGCTTCGCTGAAGGCGCGCCAAAATTCTTCCTTAACGGTGCGGGTGGGGTCGATTTCAAATTCTTGGGAGAGGTAGGCGATGTGAAGGCTAGCGGGGCGAATGACTTCGCCGGAGGTGGGTTCCATTTCGCCGGCGATGATTTTGAGTTGCGTGGATTTGCCGGCACCGTTAACGCCTACTAAGCCGATGCGATCGCCCGGTTTGACTTCCCAGGTGACATCTTTGAGTACGACGCCTGTGGGGTAAATTTTACTGATGTGTTCGAGTCGCAGCATTGTTGTGGGGGCTGGGGAAGGGGAGGTTTAGCGGCGGATGGGATGCCGGCGCTGAGGTCGAGTTAATCTTAACAAATTTTAATTAAATTTAGTCATTGATAATATTTGGGTTTGGGAGGGCGATCGGATTTTGGATTTTGGATTTTGGATTTTCGATTTTGGACGCAGGGGTAGCGAGAAACCGGGTTTTTGGAGAAAATACTTGGCACAAAGCCCCAGATTCTCGAAAAACCGGGTTTCTGTGGTGTGTGAGGGCGATCGCCTTTGGGATTTGAGATTTTATCGGCGCAGTCAGAAACCGGGTTTTTGACGAAAATACTTCGCACAGAGTCGCAGATTCGCGAAAAAACCCGGTTTCGAGGAGTGTGTGAGTGCGATCGGGAACTGTTTGGTATGGATGCGTAATTCCTCTTGGGTTGTAATTGATATAATTAATGGCGAATAGAAACCCAATAAATGTTGTTTTTAACCCAAAAATAGAGAAGATAATACAATGGATAGCTTAAACAATTATCGCAAACTTGTTAAGCAGCTTGTTACTGAATACGCTGAGCTTCCCGTTTTTGACAGCGGGACGCAAAACGTGACAATTTTTGATGTGGAAAATGACCGCTATATGTTCATCAATATAGGTTGGTCTAAGGAGGGGCGGATTCACCATTGTGTGATTCATATCGATATTATTGATGGTCAGGTGTGGATTCAAGCCAATAATACCGATCGCCTGATTGCTGAGGAGTTAGTTGCAGCGGGTATTCCTCCCAAATCAATTGTTTTGGGGCTGCAACCGCCTGATGTTAGACCTTATACTACTTATGGATTGCCTTCTACGGAAATGCCGATCGCAGCCCAAGAATGTTATGGCTGAGGAGTTAAGAGAGGATGAGAATTTATGATTCGATTCAAATTGCTTAATTGCTGCAAAACTTTGTTTTTCTCGATCGCACTTCCGTCCTTTTCTTCCCCAACTCCAAAGCCCGACTGACAACACCCGCAGGCCGACAAAAC belongs to Microcoleus sp. bin38.metabat.b11b12b14.051 and includes:
- a CDS encoding XisI protein, whose protein sequence is MDSLNNYRKLVKQLVTEYAELPVFDSGTQNVTIFDVENDRYMFINIGWSKEGRIHHCVIHIDIIDGQVWIQANNTDRLIAEELVAAGIPPKSIVLGLQPPDVRPYTTYGLPSTEMPIAAQECYG
- a CDS encoding ABC-F family ATP-binding cassette domain-containing protein, whose protein sequence is MLRLEHISKIYPTGVVLKDVTWEVKPGDRIGLVGVNGAGKSTQLKIIAGEMEPTSGEVIRPASLHIAYLSQEFEIDPTRTVKEEFWRAFSEANEVHESLMEVHRELEAATPENLDDMIHKMDRLQRQFEGLNGYGLEAQIEKILPEIGFEQEDGDRLVSAFSGGWQMRMSLGKILLQKPDILLLDEPTNHLDLETIEWLEVYLKGLTTPMVIVSHDREFLDRLCTQIVETERGVSSTYLGNYSSYLLQKAEAREAQLSAYESQQKELEKQQAFVEKFRASATRSTQAKSREKQLDKIERIEAPTGGLKTLHFRFPPAPRSGREVAIIENLVHTYGEKILFLGADLLIERGDRIAFLGPNGAGKSTLLRLIMGLETPTEGTVKMGGHNVIPGYFEQNQAEALDLNKSVMQTIHDEVPDWKNEEVRTLLGRFLFNGETVFKHVGALSGGEKARLALAKMLLEPVNLLILDEPTNHLDIPAKEMMEEAIKNYDGTVIIVSHDRYFISQVANKIVEVRDGEFRTYLGDYHYYLDKIAEEKESAKFAKFESEKAAKKAEKEAKKKATAKQK
- a CDS encoding fructosamine kinase family protein — its product is MWDKIATHICEATGDTFSINNRRSVSGGCINQGYAISSSTRTYFAKINQASQVAMFEAEALGLQQMAQTQTIRVPQTICWGTEGNSAYIVLEWLDLRGGGGEIAWAEMGRKLAQMHKYIPPSPPLPMGGEDANDSLPRGRFGWSVNNTIGSTPQINNWTADWAEFWAQHRIGYQLKLARSQGGNFSRAESLLAAIPKLLEGYKPQPSLVHGDLWGGNASITAAGEPVFFDPATYWGDREVDIAMTELFGGFSAAFYRGYNEVWLLDSGYEKRKMLYNLYHILNHFNLFGGNYESQANQMINKILG